The Vreelandella piezotolerans genomic interval GGGCCAGGCGCAGAATGGTTTCCAGTACCCGCACCAGGGTGCGGCGGGTGCCGCGTTTGGCTCTATCGCTGGCCGCCTCGTCCCAGAGGACCGGCTTGGAAAGCTCCAGGTACCAGTCGCAGTACTCGTTCCAGACGAACTCGTAAAGTGCCTGGGACGCGTGGTCGAAACGGTACTCGTCCATGGCTTTGGTGACCTGCGCTTCGGTTTTCTGTAGCTGGGAGATGATCCAGCGGTCCGCCAGCGAGAGCTCCACTTCCTCGCCCAAGGTGCCACAGTCCTCGCCCTCGGCGTTCATTAGCACGTAGCGCGAGGCGTTCCAGAGCTTGTTACAGAAGTTGCGGTAGCCATCCAGGCGGTTCATGTCGAACTTGATATCGCGCCCGGTAGTGGCCTGTGAAAGGAACGTAAAGCGCAGCGCATCGGTGCCGTGGGGCTCGATGCCGTCTTTAAATTCCTCTTTGGTGGCTTTGGCAATCGCCTTGGCTTTCTGGGGCTGCATCATGTTGCCGGTGCGCTTTTCCAGCAGCGCGTCCAGGCTGATGCCGTCGATCAAGTCGATGGGGTCCAGCACGTTGCCCTTGGACTTGGACATCTTCTGGCCCTGACCATCGCGTACCAGGCCGTGGACGTAAACGGTCTTGAAGGGGACTTCACCGGTAAATTTCAGCGTCATCATGATCATCCGGGCGACCCAGAAGAAGATGATGTCGAAACCGGTGACCAGCACGCTGGAGGGGTGGAAGGTTTCCAGCTCCGGCGTTTTCTCCGGCCAGCCGAGGGTGCCAAACGTCCATAGGCCCGAGCTGAACCAGGTGTCCAGCACGTCTTCGTCCTGGGTCAGTACGACGTCAGCGCCGAGGCCATGCTTCTCGCGGGCTTCCTCTTCAGTTCGAGCCACGTACACATTGCCGTCGGCGTCGTACCAGGCAGGAATGCGGTGGCCCCACCACAGTTGGCGGGAGATACACCAGTCCTGCAGGTCGCGCATCCAGGCGAAATACATGTTTTCGTAGTTCTTCGGCACGAACTGAATGTCGCCGTTCTCCACCGCCTCGATGGCGGGCTTGGCGAGGCTCTCTACGGCCACGAACCACTGGTCGGTCAGCAACGGCTCGATGACATCGCCGGAGCGGTCGCCGTAGGGCAGGGTATTGTTGACGCTCTCTACCTGTACCAGCAGGCCGAGGGCCTCCATGTCGGCGACGATCTGCTTGCGTGCTTCGAAACGATCCAAGCCAGCGTATTTCGCGGGCAGGGTGGCATCTTCATCGGGCTGCGGCTGACCTTTCAGGTCGAAGATTTCCGCCTGCTCGAGGATCGTTGCATCTTTGGTGAATACGTTGATCAGCAGGTGGTTCTGACGCTTGCCGACTTCGTAGTCGTTGAAGTCGTGGGCCGGGGTAATCTTCACACAGCCCGAGCCTTTCTCCATATCGGCGTGCTCGTCCGCCACGATGGGGATGCGGCGGCCTACCAGCGGCAGCTCGATGAACTTGCCGACCAGGGAAGCATAGCGCGCATCCTCCGGGTTGACGGCCACGCCGGTATCGCCCAGCAGGGTTTCCGGGCGGGTGGTGGCGACCACCACGTAATCCTTGCCGTCGTCGGTCTTGACGCCGTCGGCCAGCGGGTAGCGGAAGTGCCAGAAGCTGCCCTGCTGCTCTTTGTTTTCCACTTCCAGGTCGGAAATAGCGGTGTGTAGCGTCGGATCCCAGTTGACCAAGCGCTTGCCGCGATAGATCAGTTTCTCTTCATGCAGGCGCACGAAAACTTCTTGAACCGCTTTATAGAAGCCATCGTCCATGGTGAAGCGCTCACGGCTCCAGTCGACGCTGGCGCCCATGCGGCGCAGCTGTCGGGTAATGTGGCCGCCGGACTCCTCCTTCCACTCCCACACTTTATCGATGAACGCTTCGCGGCCGAGGTCATGGCGGGTTTTGCCTTCCTCGGCGGCAATTTTACGCTCCACCAGCATCTGCGTGGCGATACCGGCGTGGTCGGTGCCTACCTGCCACAGGGTGTTGTTGCCCTGCATCCGCTTCCAGCGCGTCAGGGTATCCATGATGGTGTCCTGGAACGCGTGGCCCATATGTAGGCTGCCGGTGACGTTGGGCGGCGGAATCATGATCGAAAAGGGCTTGCCGCGGCCAGATGGGGCGAAGCGGTTATCGGCTTCCCAGCGTTCGTACCAGCGGGTTTCGATCTGTTCGGGTTGGTAGGTCTTTTCCATGGGGAGTCGGCTCACGGCTTGCAAAAAATGGTGGCAAGTATAGCGCGAACGCCCTGCGCTCGTCAGGGGCGTTGCGCTTTGCTTGTATGGGCGCTCGATTCGGTGATCAGTCGCGCAGGGCGCGGTCGCGAACTTTTACCACCGGCTCCATCAGGTAATCCAACACGCTGCGCTTGCCGCTGAGAATGTCGATCTCTGCCACCATGCCGGGCATGATATCCAACGGCTGGTTATCGGCGTCGTAGAGATAACCGTCGGTACGCACTTCCACGGGATACATCAGCTCGCCGCTCTCCGGCATCTCGACCGCGTCGGCGGCGATGGTGACCAGCTCGCCATCCAAGCCGCCGTAGCGGGCAAAATCATAGGCGGTCAGTTTCACTTTGACCGGCTGGCCGGGGTAGAGAAAGGCGATGTCGGACGGGCGGATATGCGCTTCTACCACCAGAGCATCGTCGGCGGGCACTACTTCCACCAGCGGCTCGCCAGAACCTGCCACCCCGCCCACGGTACTGATATGGACTTGATTGACCACGCCATCCACCGGCGAGCGAATCGTGGTGCGGGCGACCTGATCGGCGCGCCCTGGCAGGGTTTTTTGCAGCTCGGCGACATGGGAGGTCGCTTCGGCCAACTGAGCTAACGCATCGGCTTCGAAGGCGTTGCGTGCCGCCACTTTACGATCTTCGATTTCCGCAATGGACGCCTCGGCGCGGGCCACCGCGCTCTGTTGACGGGCCACTTCACCTCGCAGCTCGTTGAGCGATTGGCGTACCCGCAGTAGCGAGGTTTCCGGTTCGATGCCGCGCTGGGCCAGCGGTTGGATGATCGCCAGCTCCTGTTCGGCTAGCTGGACGCCTGAGCGTGCCGTGCTAAGGGCGGCTTCCAGCTCCGCTGTCTCTTGGCGTCGCTGGTAGCCCTGCTGCTCCAGCACCTGTAGCTCTGCGTTTAGCTCTAGTTGGCGGCCATGGAAAAGCCGCGTTTCACTGGCGGCCACGCTGGGGGCTGCTTGGCTCAGAGCGTCATCCAGCGCCAGCGGCGTCTGGTTGATTTCGGCCTCTAAGCGCTGGATACGCAGCTGGAGCGAACGCAGGCGCTGGAGGCTTTCCTCGTAGTCACCCTCGAGGGTACCACCGCTGAGCACCATGAGCGTATCGCCTTGGGCGACCGTATCGCCCCGGCGCACGTTGATCTCCGTGACCACGCCGCCCTCCAGGCTTTCGACCACTTGCAAGCTGCGTGAGGGCACGACTTTGCCCTGGCCGCGGGTGACTTCATCGACTTCCGTGAGATACGCCCAAATGAAACCAATCAGCAGAAACGCGATGATCGTGAGCAGAAGTAGGCTACTGCCGATGGGACGCTTGGCACGTCCATGGCGTACGAAGTGCTCGAAATCCAGTTGAGAAGTAGGACGATTCACTGAGTAGTTCCTTCACGCGAACGGTGGGGGGCGGCTTCCACAGGGCGCATGACCTGAGCTTTGGGGCCATCGGCCACGATCTGGCCCTGGTCGAGAATGACCACGCGATCCACCAGCTCCAACAGGCTGGTACGGTGGGTGACCACCACCAGCGTTTGTGCTGTGCTCGCGGCTTTCAAGCGCGCAATGACCTCTTTTTCGGTTTGGATGTCCATGGCGCTGGTGGGCTCATCCATCAGCAGAATGGGCGGCGCGCCCAGCAGGGCTCTGGCCAGACAGATCAGCTGGCGCTGACCGCCGGAAAGTCCCTCGCCGCGCTCGCCAATCGGCATGTCGTAGCCTTTCGGGTGGCGGGCAATGAAGTCATGGGCTCCGGCAAGTTTCGCGGCGTTGAGAATCTGCTCATCGGTGGGGTGGTGGGCTCCAATGGCAATGTTTTGCCGCACGGTGCCGGAGAAGAGCCAGGCTTCTTGTAGAACGCTGCCAATGTTGTGGCGTAAATCC includes:
- a CDS encoding HlyD family type I secretion periplasmic adaptor subunit; protein product: MNRPTSQLDFEHFVRHGRAKRPIGSSLLLLTIIAFLLIGFIWAYLTEVDEVTRGQGKVVPSRSLQVVESLEGGVVTEINVRRGDTVAQGDTLMVLSGGTLEGDYEESLQRLRSLQLRIQRLEAEINQTPLALDDALSQAAPSVAASETRLFHGRQLELNAELQVLEQQGYQRRQETAELEAALSTARSGVQLAEQELAIIQPLAQRGIEPETSLLRVRQSLNELRGEVARQQSAVARAEASIAEIEDRKVAARNAFEADALAQLAEATSHVAELQKTLPGRADQVARTTIRSPVDGVVNQVHISTVGGVAGSGEPLVEVVPADDALVVEAHIRPSDIAFLYPGQPVKVKLTAYDFARYGGLDGELVTIAADAVEMPESGELMYPVEVRTDGYLYDADNQPLDIMPGMVAEIDILSGKRSVLDYLMEPVVKVRDRALRD
- a CDS encoding valine--tRNA ligase, whose protein sequence is MEKTYQPEQIETRWYERWEADNRFAPSGRGKPFSIMIPPPNVTGSLHMGHAFQDTIMDTLTRWKRMQGNNTLWQVGTDHAGIATQMLVERKIAAEEGKTRHDLGREAFIDKVWEWKEESGGHITRQLRRMGASVDWSRERFTMDDGFYKAVQEVFVRLHEEKLIYRGKRLVNWDPTLHTAISDLEVENKEQQGSFWHFRYPLADGVKTDDGKDYVVVATTRPETLLGDTGVAVNPEDARYASLVGKFIELPLVGRRIPIVADEHADMEKGSGCVKITPAHDFNDYEVGKRQNHLLINVFTKDATILEQAEIFDLKGQPQPDEDATLPAKYAGLDRFEARKQIVADMEALGLLVQVESVNNTLPYGDRSGDVIEPLLTDQWFVAVESLAKPAIEAVENGDIQFVPKNYENMYFAWMRDLQDWCISRQLWWGHRIPAWYDADGNVYVARTEEEAREKHGLGADVVLTQDEDVLDTWFSSGLWTFGTLGWPEKTPELETFHPSSVLVTGFDIIFFWVARMIMMTLKFTGEVPFKTVYVHGLVRDGQGQKMSKSKGNVLDPIDLIDGISLDALLEKRTGNMMQPQKAKAIAKATKEEFKDGIEPHGTDALRFTFLSQATTGRDIKFDMNRLDGYRNFCNKLWNASRYVLMNAEGEDCGTLGEEVELSLADRWIISQLQKTEAQVTKAMDEYRFDHASQALYEFVWNEYCDWYLELSKPVLWDEAASDRAKRGTRRTLVRVLETILRLAHPMMPYISEEIWQRVAPLTGTYMGDGASIMHQAWPEADDSKIDEQATRDIEWLKGVIIAVRNIRAEMNIAPGKPLDVLLTKGQPEDAERLEQNRRFLAKLAKLESVTWLANPEDAPLSATQLVGDMEVLVPMADLIDKDAELARLAKEIEKQDKLIGGIEKKLSNEGFIAKAPDAVIEKERGKLAEYQSAKKLLEEQQAKIAAM